From Verrucomicrobiales bacterium, one genomic window encodes:
- a CDS encoding c-type cytochrome has translation MTPKIIYSTLLAAFATLGAHAAPDLSKLPPPSTKTGITFAADIKPIFEKSCVKCHGAEKQKGKLRVDTLEATLKGSENGEILTKGDSKKGSLVVSIARLDEDSAMPPDGKGDPLTKEQVGLIRAWIDQGAK, from the coding sequence ATGACACCAAAAATCATCTATTCGACCCTCCTGGCTGCTTTCGCTACGCTCGGGGCACACGCCGCACCGGATCTCAGCAAGCTCCCCCCTCCTTCGACCAAGACCGGTATCACGTTCGCGGCCGATATTAAGCCTATTTTTGAGAAGTCCTGCGTGAAGTGCCATGGCGCGGAAAAGCAGAAGGGCAAGCTGCGAGTGGACACACTCGAAGCCACGCTGAAAGGTTCTGAGAATGGAGAAATCCTCACCAAGGGCGACAGCAAGAAGGGGTCGCTCGTGGTGTCCATTGCCCGCCTGGATGAAGATTCGGCCATGCCTCCCGACGGCAAGGGTGATCCCTTGACCAAGGAGCAGGTCGGATTGATCCGCGCCTGGATTGATCAGGGAGCCAAGTAA
- a CDS encoding terpene cyclase/mutase family protein: MKTAFSQPIQPARLLYVALMIFAFLRGSPLFGAAGTGPILRQPDPVKVDAKSEKIIKGALKFLASKQQPNGAWGTQDEELRHQVAMTGYVLMCFQAAGQLPGEGEFGKNVQQGVQFLVDSTAADGLIGNRNNGQYMYNHGIAAIALGEIYGQGRNPSLRIKLDRIIKVILSSQNEEGGWRYRPVARDADISVTVLQVVALRAAKNAGLDVPQRTIDRAVKYVRSCYHEKSGGFCYQPQREPGYARTAAAIYSLQVCGIYDDPMVKAGARYLMNTPRNNQDWFTYGNFYAAPALYMVGSETWAKYYATMTELLLQNVNNRGDMAWWDPSLDQGRMGVGEVYCTAVYTMMLAMPYHYIPLYQR; encoded by the coding sequence ATGAAGACCGCCTTCTCGCAACCGATCCAGCCCGCCCGACTCCTGTACGTGGCGCTGATGATCTTCGCATTCTTAAGGGGATCTCCGCTGTTCGGTGCCGCCGGAACTGGACCCATCCTGAGACAACCCGACCCGGTCAAGGTAGATGCCAAGTCCGAGAAGATCATCAAAGGAGCACTCAAATTCCTGGCCTCGAAACAGCAGCCCAACGGGGCGTGGGGAACCCAAGATGAAGAGCTGCGCCACCAAGTGGCCATGACCGGATATGTCCTGATGTGCTTCCAAGCGGCAGGCCAACTGCCGGGTGAAGGGGAGTTCGGAAAGAATGTGCAGCAAGGTGTCCAATTCCTCGTGGACTCCACGGCGGCGGATGGATTGATCGGCAACCGGAACAACGGTCAATACATGTACAATCACGGTATCGCCGCAATCGCCCTGGGAGAGATCTATGGCCAGGGCCGTAACCCGAGCCTGCGTATCAAGCTCGATCGCATTATCAAAGTGATCCTCAGCTCGCAGAACGAGGAAGGCGGATGGAGATATCGTCCCGTGGCTCGCGATGCCGACATCTCGGTCACCGTCCTGCAGGTGGTAGCCCTACGTGCCGCCAAGAATGCTGGTCTGGATGTCCCCCAGCGAACCATCGACCGGGCGGTCAAATATGTGCGCAGCTGCTACCACGAGAAGTCAGGCGGTTTCTGCTATCAGCCGCAGCGGGAGCCGGGATACGCCCGAACCGCCGCGGCGATCTACTCACTGCAGGTCTGCGGCATCTATGATGATCCGATGGTGAAGGCCGGAGCCCGCTACCTGATGAACACACCGCGAAACAATCAGGACTGGTTCACCTACGGAAACTTCTACGCCGCCCCGGCGCTCTACATGGTGGGATCGGAGACTTGGGCGAAATATTACGCCACCATGACCGAGCTGCTTCTCCAAAACGTGAACAACCGCGGAGATATGGCCTGGTGGGATCCTAGCCTGGATCAAGGACGAATGGGCGTCGGCGAGGTCTACTGCACGGCGGTCTATACCATGATGCTGGCCATGCCCTATCACTACATCCCCCTCTATCAGCGCTAA
- the argB gene encoding acetylglutamate kinase: MQDLISKAATLLEALPYIQRFSGETFVVKYGGSFMDSPDPTVRQGVARDIVFLEAVEINPVVVHGGGKAITRAMESSGLKAQFIQGQRVTDEATVEVVDRVLSREINPEVVATINALGGRAKGFAGTDIFRCRKLAAQGSNGESLDFGYVGEVTSVNTAPLLECIQQGLVPVISPTARGEDGKIYNCNADVAAAQAAIALKARRLVFMSDVPGLMRDPKDPSTLIAHLQTSEVPGLKKAGVVDKGMIPKVDSAVAAIQAGVDKVSFVDGRVPHSVLLEIFTDAGVGTEVVL; this comes from the coding sequence ATGCAAGACCTGATCTCCAAGGCCGCCACCCTGCTCGAGGCCCTCCCCTACATTCAACGCTTCAGCGGCGAAACGTTCGTGGTGAAATACGGCGGAAGCTTCATGGATTCACCCGACCCGACGGTTCGCCAAGGCGTCGCTCGGGACATCGTCTTTTTGGAAGCAGTGGAAATCAATCCGGTGGTGGTGCATGGCGGCGGCAAGGCCATCACTCGGGCAATGGAATCCTCAGGACTCAAAGCCCAGTTCATCCAAGGGCAGAGGGTCACCGACGAAGCCACGGTAGAGGTGGTCGACCGGGTGCTCTCCCGAGAGATCAATCCTGAGGTGGTTGCGACCATCAACGCGCTCGGCGGGCGGGCGAAAGGTTTTGCTGGGACCGATATCTTCCGCTGCCGAAAGCTGGCCGCCCAAGGATCCAATGGCGAAAGTCTCGACTTCGGTTACGTCGGGGAAGTGACGTCAGTTAACACCGCCCCCCTCCTGGAGTGTATCCAGCAAGGCCTGGTGCCGGTGATCAGCCCCACGGCCCGAGGGGAGGACGGCAAGATCTACAACTGCAACGCCGATGTAGCCGCCGCGCAGGCAGCCATCGCCCTTAAGGCGCGTCGCCTCGTGTTCATGAGTGACGTCCCCGGACTGATGCGTGATCCAAAGGACCCCTCTACCCTCATTGCCCACCTCCAAACCAGCGAAGTTCCCGGGCTCAAGAAAGCAGGAGTCGTGGACAAAGGAATGATCCCCAAGGTCGACAGCGCTGTCGCCGCCATTCAAGCGGGCGTCGACAAAGTGTCCTTTGTCGACGGCCGCGTTCCGCACAGCGTGCTGCTGGAGATCTTTACCGATGCGGGCGTCGGCACCGAGGTCGTGTTATAA
- the argJ gene encoding bifunctional glutamate N-acetyltransferase/amino-acid acetyltransferase ArgJ, producing the protein MKSKSSEVPGSIVAPIGFRTAGVFCDIKRLGTGKGSNKGKKRDLTLIVSDAPASVAGMFTTNQICAAPVKVCAARVRQGQAQAIVVNSGNANACTGKQGLLDALEMTALAARKLKLSPDHVLVGSTGRIGVTMPMKNVRQGILAAAPLLGSTPEHAGQAAEAIMTSDTKPKTVAVEFKLGGKVVRIGGICKGAGMIQPGMSATGARPAAFPQGLHATMLCFVTSDANIAPKALQAALQEAVAHSFNRITVDGDMSTNDTVLVLANGLAGNRKLQPADLAVGPKKKATADGAAFQAALNRVCLTLAQMIVRDGEGVTRFVTVRVGGAASSADADAASRAVANSSLVKTSWHGGDPNWGRIIDALGYSAAKIVENKVDIGYSAPGSRNVLWSLKKGQPTKASFKDLCAAAAPREFDLHIRLNLGKGSALMYAADLTEEYVDFNKGDVTDPTSLGG; encoded by the coding sequence ATGAAATCAAAATCCTCTGAGGTACCGGGCTCGATTGTCGCTCCGATCGGTTTTCGAACCGCCGGCGTGTTCTGTGATATCAAGCGTCTCGGCACAGGCAAAGGCTCCAACAAAGGCAAGAAGCGTGATCTGACGCTGATCGTCTCCGATGCCCCCGCCAGCGTGGCCGGCATGTTCACCACCAACCAAATTTGCGCCGCCCCCGTCAAAGTGTGCGCCGCGCGCGTCCGCCAGGGGCAAGCTCAGGCGATCGTGGTGAATTCAGGCAACGCCAACGCCTGTACGGGCAAGCAAGGTCTGCTCGACGCCCTGGAGATGACGGCCCTCGCGGCGCGCAAGCTGAAGCTCTCTCCCGACCATGTGCTAGTCGGATCGACCGGACGAATCGGCGTCACCATGCCGATGAAGAATGTCCGCCAGGGCATCCTAGCCGCAGCGCCCCTCCTGGGTTCCACCCCAGAGCACGCGGGACAAGCCGCCGAGGCAATCATGACCAGCGACACCAAGCCCAAAACCGTGGCGGTGGAATTCAAGCTGGGCGGCAAAGTCGTGAGGATCGGCGGGATTTGCAAAGGCGCGGGCATGATCCAGCCTGGAATGTCGGCCACCGGCGCTCGGCCGGCGGCATTTCCTCAGGGATTGCACGCAACCATGCTGTGCTTCGTTACCTCCGACGCCAATATCGCCCCCAAAGCCCTTCAAGCCGCCCTTCAGGAAGCGGTGGCCCACAGCTTCAATCGGATCACGGTCGATGGTGACATGAGCACCAATGATACTGTGCTCGTGCTCGCCAATGGCCTTGCGGGCAACCGAAAGCTTCAACCCGCGGACCTGGCGGTTGGCCCGAAGAAAAAAGCCACGGCCGATGGCGCCGCCTTCCAAGCGGCACTAAATCGGGTCTGTTTGACCTTGGCACAGATGATCGTGCGCGATGGAGAGGGCGTGACGCGATTCGTGACTGTGCGGGTTGGAGGTGCGGCGAGCAGCGCCGACGCCGATGCGGCGTCCCGAGCGGTCGCCAACAGCTCGCTCGTCAAGACCAGCTGGCACGGCGGCGACCCGAACTGGGGACGAATCATTGATGCACTCGGATACAGCGCGGCCAAAATCGTGGAAAACAAAGTGGATATCGGCTACAGCGCCCCCGGCAGTCGCAACGTCTTGTGGTCCCTGAAAAAGGGGCAACCTACCAAGGCCTCCTTCAAGGATCTCTGCGCCGCAGCCGCACCCCGCGAATTCGATCTGCACATCCGACTCAATCTCGGTAAAGGCAGCGCCCTGATGTATGCCGCCGACCTCACCGAGGAATATGTCGACTTCAACAAAGGCGACGTCACGGATCCAACCTCGCTCGGAGGCTAA